CCACGGGGACGCATTTAAAAAAACCCTTATATTGGAGGTGCTAGTCGCAATAGATCCAAAGCCCTTCGCCGCAAGTTTGCATCACGACACCTCAACACGGTCCTGGCGAGAGGGACGCCCACACTCATCTCAAAGGTGAATGGTGATCTAACACCATTTGGACCTGCTGAGGCATCAAGAATCAGCCTAGACTGCTCGACGATAGTAACGAAGTCTACAAAATGGACATCGAAAACGGTTTCCTGTTCCCTTAGGCATCCTGTCACAGTAATCAAAGCAGCAGCATGATATGTGAGCAGGATAGGGTCTGGGTGTGTGGGGACGGAGCTGTTTCTGTGGAAAAGCTTGGTGTATGCTCGATGCCATTCAGCGAGACGGGCTCGGAGCGCTTCTTGTTTTGTGACCATTTCTGGGCTTACAGAAGACTCGGTACCAAATACCCTGAGGTGCAAGTTCGCCTCGCGATCAAAGAGGATGATTTCTGCAGCGAGGGAGTGCATGATGGTTCTTGCAGAATCGATAGATGCGAAGTCAGAGCTCAGGTCTGTTTCTACAAAGGTCAAAAGTTCAATAGGAAACTGAGTCCCTGAAATGGTTAGAGAACTTGTTCCTAGTCGTATGAATAAGGGGACAATGCTGCGTTCCAGCAAATCAGCCTTACTAATGGATACTTCTTCATGGCTGATTTGGACACGGAGGTCAAGTATCAAAGCAATGCCCTGTCGGTAGAGCTCCAAGGCCTTTTCCATATGTCCTTGAATTGTCTCCACGCAGATAAATAGTGCGCAGCTGATGAGTGCAATGTACAGATCTGCGCTGCCTCGCTGGATCTGTGAATAGACGCTAGAGATTGATCGCGAGTACCATGCCAATGCATCGTGCTGAGCATGATTGAGCAAAAATGGCTTTTTTTCGGCGATCCGTCAAACAAATGAAAGTCCACGCACTGCTTCGGATTCTCGTACAATGTGCTAGTTGCAATCTTTGCATCCCACACTGCGGGCACACTGCGGCAGAGCTGTGGAATAACCCCGGTCCAGAAATCTACATTTATTCCACCTGCGAGATGTTGGGACACATGCTGGAAGTAGTATTCAAATGCGCGACACTCTCGTCGTCCTGCATCTTGAGAAAATGACAGTGCATGGCCGGGTGTGAAAGCAGATCGCGTAGAGGGAGCCCAGGGAGATGCCCCTCTGCTCTCATGTTCACACTTCCGTCCGGTGCTTGAGCAACGAAGGCAATTCGGCTTCTCCCCGCCACATTTGACTCTTCGGATTCTGGTCGGCGGTCAGAGCTTTAACTCCGAAAATCGAGATTTGGCTGCCCCTATACGGCGGTTCATATCTCAAGCAAATGGGTGAAGGCATAGAAGCTCGGGTCCTGTTGATGTGCCCATGTGGTTGCAAAGCACGAAACCCGATCTACGACACTCAGCAGGACTTTGACCGCCCTCATAATGCGGCAGCCATCGGGTAACATCTACGCTCAGTTATGACAGATAAAACTAGACAGCCACCTCGACAGGCCAACAAATACCTTGTACCTACCCTGGTAGGCAGATCTATCCTGGTGCTACTCTAGGCTTGGTGGTGTTTTCCAGTCTGCCTGTGGAGTTCATACAGGAGAAGTTGAGCGACTCAGCGTGATCAACAGAAATTCCAGATGGTCACGAAAGGGAAACTATACCAGTCAGGAAATTGCTGATGTATACCTTGGGACATCCCATGTGATAGGATCTAGGCACTGCTTTTTCTGTGCGGGAAATAGATGAGCGAGTTGGCACATATTTGCTGCCCAAGGTCAAAATTATACTGATCTACGCTGGTCAAGAAATCTGATATCTAGGATATTTGGAGGTCACAGATTGAACAAGCGTAAATCGTTGCTCAAAGTACAAAATGCCAAACACCCAATCAGCCGTCTTGCAGGGTATATTCGCAGGACAGGAAGTTCAAATGAAAAGAAATGATCGGGGGCTTATTCTGATTGAGAAGTAGTTGACGAGTCAGATTCCGAGTCAGAATCTTCATCGAGGACGATTCGTCGCATGACACTCTTGTCAAATAAGTCCAAGGCGAAACGTCGAGCTGGGAGTCTGTAATGATGGCTCTCCAGAATGCATAGGGTCTTGCGGAAGAGATGGGCTTGGTGGAATCGCTTGGGTTGTTTGGATTTGAGACTGTAAGGATTGTGAGCAAATGTGAAAAGTGGCAGAGTTAAAAAAAATGAGAGCCTTACTTGTGAAGATCAGCAGCGGCTCGTTTGGAGAGCACCGTGTTGCCCATATCAACGATCAACTTCAAGATCCGTTGATTGACGGCATCAGGGTCGGTGGTGGCTT
Above is a genomic segment from Penicillium digitatum chromosome 3, complete sequence containing:
- a CDS encoding Armadillo-like helical, which codes for MQDDESVAHLNTTSSMCPNISQHDALAWYSRSISSVYSQIQRGSADLYIALISCALFICVETIQGHMEKALELYRQGIALILDLRVQISHEEVSIRTQFPIELLTFVETDLSSDFASIDSARTIMHSLAAEIILFDREANLHLRVFGTESSVSPEMVTKQEALRARLAEWHRAYTKLFHRNSSVPTHPDPILLTYHAAALITVTGCLREQETVFDVHFVDFVTIVEQSRLILDASAGPNGVRSPFTFEMSVGVPLARTVLRCRDANLRRRALDLLRLAPPI